From Cecembia calidifontis, one genomic window encodes:
- a CDS encoding IS4 family transposase: MKDFLRDRFFSFEVLVLFILSKSNKGLNICLEEFFGESSLSPTKSAFTQARKKLCYTVFKKLNGLICSLFYQHAKFKKWKGHRVLSVDGSTLELPDHPSMSEKFSYHGFGPNADAGHYMSRISYLYDVYNGLVLDAGMESYTTSEATLCHAHLGHIKEGDLLVCDRYYASLRLFFELKGKGADFLFRMKDNWWKCVEDFSRSSSSDAEYTLILPPKYRWLLEKYPSLSQTMTVRLIKKKNKKGKISIYATSLLDRKKYTASSLINLYKQRWGIEEAYKLIKSRLEVSDFSGKTAWAVQQDFYAKTLIISLCNILCYDVEPKTKTGRTSKSARTLIINKTYALSKTKSLILKIRDLIGELEQIIQKYVKKIASKIEYSKRNQVFKRKFRAKLKYSMNYKSI, encoded by the coding sequence GTGAAAGATTTTCTTCGTGACCGTTTCTTTTCCTTTGAAGTTCTTGTGCTTTTTATTTTGTCAAAGAGCAACAAAGGACTTAATATCTGCCTTGAAGAGTTTTTTGGGGAATCTTCCTTATCGCCCACTAAAAGTGCATTTACCCAGGCCAGGAAAAAACTGTGCTATACAGTTTTTAAAAAGCTTAACGGTTTGATCTGCAGTCTTTTTTACCAACATGCAAAGTTCAAGAAATGGAAGGGGCATAGGGTGCTTTCTGTTGATGGTTCAACACTTGAACTCCCGGATCATCCCTCCATGTCAGAGAAGTTCAGCTATCATGGTTTTGGGCCCAATGCGGATGCGGGACATTACATGAGCAGGATATCTTACCTGTATGATGTTTACAACGGCCTTGTACTGGATGCCGGTATGGAAAGCTACACCACTTCGGAAGCCACCCTATGTCATGCCCATCTTGGACATATTAAAGAAGGGGATCTTCTTGTGTGCGACAGGTATTATGCATCACTGAGACTTTTTTTCGAATTGAAAGGAAAAGGGGCCGACTTTCTTTTCAGGATGAAAGACAATTGGTGGAAATGTGTCGAAGATTTTTCCCGAAGTAGTTCCTCTGATGCGGAATATACATTAATACTCCCTCCAAAATACAGATGGCTGCTTGAAAAGTATCCCTCGTTATCCCAAACCATGACCGTAAGACTGATCAAGAAAAAGAATAAGAAGGGTAAGATTTCAATATATGCGACTTCGCTGTTGGACAGGAAAAAATATACAGCCTCCTCTCTAATAAACCTGTACAAACAGAGATGGGGAATAGAAGAAGCATATAAACTGATCAAATCAAGACTTGAAGTATCTGATTTTTCCGGCAAAACAGCATGGGCGGTCCAGCAGGACTTCTATGCTAAGACCCTGATCATATCACTCTGCAATATTCTTTGCTATGATGTGGAGCCAAAAACCAAAACAGGACGGACATCAAAGTCAGCAAGGACCTTGATAATCAATAAAACTTATGCATTGTCAAAAACAAAATCCCTGATTCTTAAAATCAGAGATTTAATTGGTGAATTGGAGCAGATTATCCAGAAATATGTAAAGAAAATCGCTTCCAAAATAGAATATTCAAAAAGAAACCAGGTATTCAAGCGGAAATTCAGAGCTAAACTGAAATACTCAATGAATTACAAATCTATTTAA
- a CDS encoding IS256 family transposase — MKKEDLLNDDFLKQFRTAGELNSFLQQLQKRAVEKMLEGELDAHLGYEKHQNSDNPNSRNGYSTKTIKNTFGETEIRVPRDRDGSFEPALVPKRRSMAEGVENVIISMYAKGMSNQDIEEQIRELYDINVSSSTISRVTGAVAEDIVAWRNRPLDPVYLIVWMDGISFKVRENSKVVNKTVYIAVGLRTNGLKEILGLWLGRNESSAFWMGVLTDLKARGVEDILITATDNLNGFTDTIKASFPQSVTQICVVHQIRNACRYVVWKDRRAFTRDMKEIYTAPTKEAAWAALNDFAKKWDSKYSYAIKSWRDNWDELTVFFDYPAEIRKIIYTTNLIENLNGKIRKYTKNKLSFPTDDAVMKSVFLAAREASKKWTMPIRDWGAILNSFLLIFGDRVRLLET; from the coding sequence ATGAAAAAAGAAGATCTCCTAAATGATGACTTCCTCAAGCAGTTCAGGACTGCCGGGGAGCTTAATTCCTTCCTTCAACAGCTTCAGAAAAGAGCCGTTGAGAAAATGCTTGAAGGTGAGCTGGATGCCCATCTTGGCTATGAAAAGCATCAGAATTCCGATAATCCCAATTCAAGGAACGGCTATTCCACCAAAACAATAAAAAATACTTTTGGAGAGACTGAAATCAGAGTCCCGAGAGACCGGGACGGCAGCTTTGAGCCTGCCCTTGTGCCCAAACGCAGAAGCATGGCGGAGGGCGTTGAAAACGTGATCATATCCATGTATGCCAAGGGAATGTCAAACCAGGACATCGAGGAACAGATCCGGGAGCTTTATGACATCAATGTTTCCTCCTCCACCATCTCAAGGGTTACCGGTGCCGTAGCGGAGGATATTGTTGCATGGAGAAACAGACCGCTTGACCCTGTTTACCTGATCGTCTGGATGGACGGTATATCCTTCAAAGTCAGGGAGAACTCCAAAGTGGTCAACAAGACCGTTTACATTGCCGTTGGCCTCAGGACAAACGGTCTCAAGGAGATCCTCGGCCTTTGGCTCGGCAGGAATGAATCTTCGGCTTTCTGGATGGGGGTACTCACCGACCTGAAGGCCAGAGGGGTTGAAGATATTCTTATAACAGCAACTGACAACCTGAACGGGTTTACTGATACAATAAAGGCCTCATTTCCTCAGTCCGTCACCCAGATATGTGTTGTACACCAGATCAGAAACGCTTGCAGATATGTCGTATGGAAAGACCGCAGGGCCTTTACAAGGGATATGAAGGAAATTTATACTGCCCCTACCAAGGAGGCCGCATGGGCTGCCCTTAACGATTTTGCCAAAAAATGGGATTCAAAATACTCGTATGCCATCAAAAGCTGGAGGGACAACTGGGACGAACTCACCGTTTTCTTCGATTACCCGGCAGAAATCCGCAAAATCATCTATACCACCAACCTGATTGAAAATCTCAATGGAAAGATCAGAAAATACACCAAAAACAAGCTCTCTTTCCCGACAGATGATGCCGTAATGAAGTCTGTTTTTCTCGCTGCAAGAGAAGCATCGAAAAAATGGACTATGCCTATCAGAGACTGGGGAGCTATTCTTAACAGTTTCCTGCTTATATTTGGTGATAGGGTCAGGCTTCTTGAAACCTGA
- a CDS encoding IS3 family transposase: MSVKSGCTYFGYSRSAYYGWMDSKLKEEAQYDLVLELVRDYRRTHPMMGTRKLQELIREDAVRLEISIGRDRLFELLRSEGLLVKRKRKYVVTTQSFMRYSKYEDLFNGNVWTTAHQAWVSDITYIRVGDSFRYLYLITDAYSRKIVGWYLGNTLESKCAVEALKMAIEQCPSTEGIVHHSDRGFQYCSKIYTELLEKEGIKSSMGEAGNCYDNAMAERVNGILKIEYKLGDRFKNLKEAFAAVRHGVWAYNEKRPHCSLNMKKPIEVHEGLTVFSSLKRKSSPRQRPVKAI, encoded by the coding sequence GTGAGCGTTAAGTCCGGTTGTACTTACTTTGGTTACAGTAGGTCAGCATATTATGGTTGGATGGACTCCAAGTTGAAGGAGGAAGCACAATACGACCTGGTATTGGAGCTTGTCCGGGATTACCGGAGGACGCATCCGATGATGGGCACAAGAAAGCTTCAGGAGTTGATCAGAGAAGATGCGGTGAGGTTGGAGATCAGCATAGGAAGGGACAGGCTCTTTGAGTTGTTGCGTTCTGAAGGCTTGCTGGTCAAGCGCAAGAGGAAGTATGTTGTTACAACGCAGTCATTTATGCGCTACAGTAAATATGAGGATCTGTTCAATGGCAATGTCTGGACCACTGCCCATCAGGCCTGGGTTTCGGACATAACCTATATCCGTGTCGGGGATTCCTTCAGGTACCTGTATCTTATTACCGATGCATACAGCAGGAAGATAGTAGGATGGTATTTGGGGAATACGCTTGAGTCAAAATGTGCTGTAGAAGCCTTAAAAATGGCGATAGAACAATGTCCGTCAACAGAAGGCATTGTTCATCACTCAGATAGGGGCTTTCAGTATTGCAGTAAGATTTATACTGAATTACTGGAAAAGGAAGGTATAAAGTCCAGTATGGGAGAAGCAGGGAATTGCTATGATAATGCAATGGCAGAGCGGGTTAACGGGATTCTGAAGATTGAATATAAACTTGGGGACAGGTTTAAGAATCTCAAAGAAGCGTTTGCAGCAGTAAGGCATGGAGTATGGGCCTACAATGAAAAGAGGCCACATTGTTCATTAAATATGAAGAAGCCGATTGAGGTACATGAGGGACTAACAGTGTTTTCATCTCTCAAACGCAAAAGTAGCCCAAGACAGAGACCTGTCAAGGCTATATAA
- a CDS encoding IS3 family transposase: MSVKSGCTYFGYSRSAYYGWMDSKLKEEAQYDLVLELVRDYRRTHPMMGTRKLQELIREDAVRLEISIGRDRLFELLRSEGLLVKRKRKYVVTTQSFMRYSKYEDLFNGNVWTTAHQAWVSDITYIRVGDSFRYLYLITDAYSRKIVGWYLGNTLESKCAVEALKMAIEQCPSTEGIVHHSDRGFQYCSKIYTELLEKEGIKSSMGEAGNCYDNAMAERVNGILKIEYKLGDRFKNLKEAFAAVRHGVWAYNEKRPHCSLNMKKPIEVHEGLTVFSSLKRKSSPRQRPVKAI, encoded by the coding sequence GTGAGCGTTAAGTCCGGTTGTACTTACTTTGGTTACAGTAGGTCAGCATATTATGGTTGGATGGACTCCAAGTTGAAGGAGGAAGCGCAATACGACCTGGTATTGGAGCTTGTCCGGGATTACCGGAGGACGCATCCGATGATGGGCACAAGAAAGCTTCAGGAGTTGATCAGAGAAGATGCGGTGAGGTTGGAGATCAGCATAGGAAGGGACAGGCTCTTTGAGTTGTTGCGTTCTGAAGGCTTGCTGGTCAAGCGCAAGAGGAAGTATGTTGTTACAACGCAGTCATTTATGCGCTACAGTAAATATGAGGATCTGTTCAATGGCAATGTCTGGACCACTGCCCATCAGGCCTGGGTTTCGGACATAACCTATATCCGTGTCGGGGATTCCTTCAGGTACCTGTATCTTATTACCGATGCATACAGCAGGAAGATAGTAGGATGGTATTTGGGGAATACGCTTGAGTCAAAATGTGCTGTAGAAGCCTTAAAAATGGCGATAGAACAATGTCCGTCAACAGAAGGCATTGTTCATCACTCAGATAGGGGCTTTCAGTATTGCAGTAAGATTTATACTGAATTACTGGAAAAGGAAGGTATAAAGTCCAGTATGGGAGAAGCAGGGAATTGCTATGATAATGCAATGGCAGAGCGGGTTAACGGGATTCTGAAGATTGAATATAAACTTGGGGACAGGTTTAAGAATCTCAAAGAAGCGTTTGCAGCAGTAAGGCATGGAGTATGGGCCTACAATGAAAAGAGGCCACATTGTTCATTAAATATGAAGAAGCCGATTGAGGTACATGAGGGACTAACAGTGTTTTCATCTCTCAAACGCAAAAGTAGCCCAAGACAGAGACCTGTCAAGGCTATATAA
- a CDS encoding transposase, translating to MTKTVREFNRYSISFKKQVVEELENGSSYSYLQKKYDIRGAETIQRWVRSFGRDHLLNKRVRIETMDEKRRLKELEEENKRLKLALADSIVANKMLETLIDVSNDEYKTDLKKNFGNGLFQKGLKK from the coding sequence ATGACAAAAACGGTTCGGGAATTTAACAGGTACAGTATTAGCTTCAAGAAGCAAGTAGTAGAGGAGCTGGAAAATGGAAGTTCCTATTCTTATCTTCAAAAGAAGTATGATATTAGAGGAGCGGAGACGATCCAGAGGTGGGTCAGGTCCTTTGGCAGGGATCATTTGTTGAACAAAAGGGTTAGAATAGAGACTATGGATGAGAAGAGAAGACTTAAGGAACTGGAAGAGGAGAACAAGAGGTTAAAACTTGCCTTGGCCGATTCGATAGTTGCCAACAAGATGCTTGAGACGCTGATAGATGTTTCAAATGATGAATACAAGACGGATTTAAAAAAAAACTTTGGCAACGGACTGTTTCAAAAAGGCCTGAAGAAGTGA
- a CDS encoding GumC family protein, producing the protein MEDFDYRDQKEGQKPVDLGYLLRKYLRFWPLYLLTAVVFLTAVFFYHRYTVDRFEVSGTVLVGNKSTVESRIFDRSNIFTGELTLDNDVLLLTSKILAKEALKKLHFDVEYYAKTKIKTVELYDRSPIRIEVDWDHLQVAGMEMELHILSPETFMVKDIEPGFWDLNSAVANVDTGIKDRVFRFGEEVKTSRSKFTVFLVNPNQVGEVIIFKLIQPATLESRMASALKVSMVKSMGSALELSLVTTVVEKGRDYINALMEAFIEYDLQEKNRNAENTLKFINQQLAYLEDSLKKAQLELQKFKVENKLVNVSAEFSNILEKMNRLEEEGKDLDFQLSYYESIERYIAGKGRDFSQVIAPSVVGIPDPLLNGLIQTLVHLSQDRRKLLAVVNDNHPEVVKNDMQMQKVQDALQENIVNLIANTKGKKEVIQKEIQQLQRQFVGMPESESQFSSISREFNLRENLYTYLLEKRAEVGIAKASNVSDNTILDYAKIGSLVYPNKRNNYLIALLLGIFLPLGFVMASDLLDPRIKDQRDFKNHFEAPLLGIIGFSDYKNNLVVLDHPRSPVAESFRSLRSAISFIASGKKSKKILVTSSVSGEGKTFCALNLASVMALAGKKTIVVGADLRRPRLSDYFNHKDVIGLSTFLIKKAKAEDIIQKTPQENLFFIPAGPVPPNPAELLLSDGLKDLISYLEENYDMIIFDTAPLGLVSETTDLMRSFDLNIYVVRQYYSRKEHLVMINDLYKNQQVGNVYGVFNGMKGVGYYAKGFTYGYGNAYIFADRNKYLGEYYQMEKKKFSFFKWFRKN; encoded by the coding sequence ATGGAAGATTTTGATTACAGGGATCAGAAAGAGGGGCAAAAACCGGTTGATCTTGGTTATCTATTACGGAAGTATTTAAGGTTTTGGCCTCTTTATCTGCTGACAGCAGTAGTTTTTTTGACTGCCGTCTTTTTTTACCACCGTTACACTGTAGACAGGTTTGAAGTATCAGGAACTGTCCTGGTGGGCAACAAAAGCACGGTGGAATCAAGGATTTTTGACAGGTCCAATATTTTTACAGGAGAATTGACCCTGGACAATGATGTGCTTTTGCTTACTTCCAAGATTTTGGCCAAAGAGGCATTGAAGAAATTACATTTCGATGTAGAATATTATGCCAAGACGAAAATAAAAACCGTAGAACTCTATGACCGCAGCCCTATCCGGATAGAGGTGGACTGGGACCATCTGCAGGTTGCCGGGATGGAAATGGAACTGCATATTCTGAGTCCGGAGACTTTTATGGTCAAGGATATTGAACCCGGATTCTGGGATCTCAATTCGGCCGTAGCCAATGTGGACACTGGGATCAAAGACCGGGTTTTTAGATTTGGAGAGGAAGTCAAGACCTCCAGGTCAAAGTTTACTGTCTTTTTGGTCAATCCCAATCAGGTGGGAGAGGTGATTATTTTCAAACTGATACAGCCGGCCACTTTGGAAAGCCGTATGGCTTCTGCCCTGAAGGTCAGTATGGTCAAAAGCATGGGTTCAGCTTTGGAGCTTAGCCTGGTTACTACCGTGGTGGAAAAGGGGCGGGATTACATCAATGCCCTTATGGAAGCTTTCATTGAGTATGACCTGCAGGAAAAAAACAGGAATGCTGAAAACACCTTGAAATTTATCAATCAGCAGCTCGCCTATTTGGAGGATTCACTGAAAAAAGCACAGTTGGAACTGCAGAAGTTCAAGGTGGAAAACAAATTGGTAAATGTCTCGGCGGAGTTTTCCAATATCCTTGAAAAAATGAACCGGTTGGAAGAGGAAGGGAAAGATCTGGATTTTCAGCTGTCTTATTATGAAAGTATTGAGCGTTATATCGCAGGGAAAGGCAGAGATTTTTCCCAGGTCATCGCCCCATCGGTAGTGGGGATTCCCGATCCTCTGCTCAACGGCCTGATTCAGACTTTGGTGCATTTGTCTCAGGACAGGAGAAAGCTTTTGGCAGTGGTCAATGATAACCATCCGGAGGTGGTGAAAAATGACATGCAGATGCAGAAGGTCCAGGATGCGCTGCAGGAGAATATTGTCAACCTGATTGCCAATACCAAGGGTAAAAAAGAGGTCATCCAGAAGGAAATCCAGCAGTTGCAGAGGCAGTTTGTGGGGATGCCTGAGTCAGAATCCCAATTCTCAAGCATCAGCAGGGAGTTTAATCTTAGGGAAAACCTGTACACCTACCTGCTCGAGAAAAGGGCAGAAGTGGGAATAGCCAAGGCTTCCAATGTCTCCGACAATACCATTTTGGATTATGCGAAAATAGGCAGTCTGGTCTATCCCAATAAAAGAAACAATTACCTGATTGCCCTGTTGTTGGGTATTTTTCTGCCATTGGGTTTTGTAATGGCCTCAGATCTTTTGGATCCAAGGATCAAGGACCAAAGGGATTTCAAAAACCATTTTGAAGCGCCTTTATTGGGGATTATTGGATTTAGTGACTATAAAAATAACCTGGTGGTCCTCGATCATCCAAGGTCTCCTGTGGCAGAATCCTTCCGTTCTTTGAGATCAGCTATCAGTTTTATAGCTTCCGGGAAAAAGAGCAAAAAAATATTGGTGACTTCCTCTGTTTCAGGTGAAGGAAAAACTTTCTGTGCTTTGAACCTGGCTTCCGTTATGGCATTGGCGGGAAAGAAAACTATAGTAGTGGGTGCGGATTTGAGAAGACCCCGTTTATCTGATTATTTTAACCATAAAGACGTAATAGGTCTTTCTACTTTTTTGATCAAGAAGGCAAAGGCAGAGGACATCATTCAGAAAACCCCGCAAGAAAACTTATTCTTTATCCCGGCAGGACCTGTTCCGCCCAATCCGGCGGAACTGCTTTTATCTGATGGATTGAAGGATTTGATTTCCTATTTGGAGGAAAATTATGATATGATCATTTTTGATACGGCTCCATTGGGCCTTGTTTCTGAGACGACCGACCTGATGAGAAGTTTTGACCTGAATATCTATGTGGTCAGACAGTATTATAGCCGCAAAGAACACCTGGTGATGATCAATGATCTTTACAAAAACCAACAGGTGGGCAATGTCTATGGTGTATTCAATGGAATGAAAGGTGTCGGATATTATGCAAAAGGATTTACCTATGGCTATGGGAATGCCTATATCTTTGCAGATAGGAACAAGTATTTGGGGGAATATTACCAAATGGAAAAGAAGAAGTTTTCATTCTTCAAGTGGTTCAGAAAAAATTAG
- a CDS encoding polysaccharide biosynthesis/export family protein has translation MRNIFILFFLAAVSFSCISNKKIVYLQNLPENEPIELDTFIPYAKMEKQYILQPFDYVDIDFAATDEELIKGFEFQGARGARGGGANRMGMMGGGDMFFFTGYGIDKDGFIEVPKLGKIKIGGLTEEQAKIVVQEAINDYFKEEVLVRLRIAGVRFTTLGEFQNVGNHVLLRDRVTIFEAVAAAGEPSLLGKRHKMFIIRQYDEGTKLHQVNLNDRALLASPFYFIQNNDILYLEPMKIRQYGRADNLLGVVQIVTGLVVTTLLFVNLFSN, from the coding sequence ATGAGGAACATTTTCATTTTGTTTTTTTTGGCTGCTGTTAGTTTTTCCTGTATCAGCAATAAAAAGATTGTTTACCTGCAAAACCTTCCCGAAAACGAACCCATTGAGCTCGATACCTTTATTCCCTATGCCAAAATGGAGAAGCAGTATATCCTGCAGCCTTTTGATTATGTGGACATTGACTTTGCGGCTACGGATGAGGAATTGATCAAAGGCTTTGAATTCCAGGGGGCCAGGGGGGCACGGGGAGGAGGAGCTAACCGCATGGGCATGATGGGCGGCGGAGATATGTTTTTCTTTACGGGCTATGGCATTGACAAGGATGGCTTTATCGAAGTACCCAAACTTGGGAAAATAAAAATAGGTGGGCTCACCGAAGAACAGGCCAAAATCGTGGTCCAAGAGGCCATCAATGATTATTTCAAGGAAGAAGTCCTGGTCCGCCTAAGGATAGCGGGTGTGAGGTTTACTACCTTGGGAGAATTCCAAAATGTGGGCAATCACGTCCTCCTCAGGGATAGGGTGACGATCTTTGAGGCCGTGGCGGCGGCGGGGGAACCCTCCCTGCTGGGCAAGCGGCACAAGATGTTCATCATCCGGCAGTACGATGAAGGGACAAAATTGCATCAGGTCAACCTCAATGACAGGGCCTTATTGGCATCTCCATTTTATTTTATACAGAACAACGACATCCTCTATCTCGAACCGATGAAAATCAGACAGTACGGAAGGGCAGACAATTTGCTGGGAGTCGTGCAGATTGTCACAGGTTTGGTGGTGACTACCTTACTTTTTGTGAATTTATTCAGTAATTAG
- a CDS encoding haloacid dehalogenase-like hydrolase: MKDPLLITDICGTLYKSNTTYDFYRYYFSKHHKVKYIYFMLLMSLPAKVLYVLLSKSGLSLQKLRYYLIGLIENESVEKVEVTAKIFFEQYLKKRVIPETEVLIMQSNRLIFSSASVAPVVSLIAEKYNAMAYFATTLEVKNGKYTGKILQDNQGKKAKHLLASDWSSQIKNATFITDNKEDVDLLRRVERPIVVSASKELSFWKKTEIPALEIILK; encoded by the coding sequence ATGAAGGACCCCCTTTTAATCACTGATATCTGCGGAACACTCTATAAGTCGAATACTACTTATGATTTTTATAGGTATTATTTCTCCAAGCATCACAAGGTCAAATACATTTATTTTATGTTACTAATGTCCCTTCCTGCAAAGGTCTTGTATGTTTTGCTTTCCAAATCAGGACTTTCCTTACAAAAATTGCGGTACTATTTGATTGGTCTGATTGAAAATGAATCCGTGGAAAAGGTGGAAGTAACGGCGAAAATTTTTTTTGAGCAATATTTAAAGAAAAGAGTCATCCCCGAAACGGAAGTGCTAATCATGCAGTCCAATAGGTTGATATTTTCTTCCGCAAGTGTAGCACCTGTTGTCAGTCTAATCGCCGAGAAATATAATGCGATGGCATATTTTGCCACTACTTTGGAGGTGAAGAATGGTAAATATACTGGAAAGATTCTCCAAGATAACCAAGGAAAAAAGGCCAAACATTTGTTGGCATCAGATTGGAGTTCTCAGATTAAAAATGCGACCTTTATCACCGATAACAAAGAAGATGTAGACTTGCTGAGAAGGGTTGAAAGACCTATTGTAGTCAGTGCTTCAAAAGAACTTTCATTTTGGAAGAAAACGGAAATTCCTGCTTTAGAAATCATTCTAAAATAA
- a CDS encoding glycosyltransferase encodes MILFYIPNFRPGGAERVMITILNSLFKRDYSVTLLVGKRIGPLGTLLDPEIPVYVLGYDSAKFAWIPLWTFLRKNNPDLLISTLGASVSAAIVKSINRRSFKMISRLGNTIGAEKKLYSNPLKRNLFISLNKMIANASDRIVVQSESMRKDFIDETNTSHQKISLIYNPVDAHLIEKMAEKDTETFDLLAIGRLLPQKDYPMMLSALEILIQSGFKLKLGIIGIGELQPELQNIIMAKGLEEYVQFLGFQNNPYAFIPRAKLLLSSSRYEGFSNVILESLALGTPVIATDCPGGNAEVIKDGFNGYLCEVGNPKDMAEKIIMALENIEHFDKYAIQRETHARFSIEKITDQYIQVMQNVLGKPLSLR; translated from the coding sequence TTGATTCTCTTTTATATCCCTAATTTTAGACCTGGTGGAGCAGAGCGGGTGATGATAACCATTTTGAATAGCCTTTTTAAAAGAGATTATTCGGTAACACTTTTGGTAGGTAAAAGAATAGGGCCTTTGGGAACATTGCTTGATCCTGAAATCCCAGTGTATGTATTGGGCTATGACTCAGCAAAATTTGCATGGATTCCTTTATGGACTTTTTTAAGGAAAAATAATCCAGACCTTTTGATTTCCACCTTAGGGGCTTCTGTGAGTGCAGCCATAGTTAAATCCATTAATAGGCGCTCATTTAAAATGATTTCCAGGTTGGGAAATACAATTGGTGCGGAGAAAAAATTGTATTCAAATCCTTTAAAGAGAAACTTGTTTATTTCCTTGAACAAAATGATAGCCAATGCATCGGATAGGATTGTGGTACAAAGTGAATCCATGAGAAAGGATTTCATTGATGAAACCAACACTTCCCACCAGAAAATCAGCTTAATCTACAATCCTGTTGATGCCCATTTGATTGAAAAAATGGCGGAGAAGGATACGGAAACTTTTGATTTGTTGGCCATCGGCCGCTTGCTTCCCCAAAAGGATTATCCCATGATGCTTTCTGCTCTAGAAATTTTGATTCAATCAGGATTTAAGCTGAAATTGGGAATTATAGGAATTGGTGAACTTCAGCCTGAATTGCAAAATATTATTATGGCTAAAGGCTTGGAGGAGTATGTTCAGTTTTTAGGTTTTCAAAATAATCCTTATGCTTTTATTCCCAGAGCTAAGTTACTTCTTTCCAGTTCTCGATATGAAGGATTCTCTAATGTCATCCTGGAAAGTTTGGCCTTGGGAACTCCTGTAATTGCTACCGATTGTCCCGGAGGCAATGCGGAAGTGATTAAAGATGGTTTCAATGGCTATTTATGCGAAGTAGGAAACCCCAAAGATATGGCCGAGAAGATAATCATGGCTTTAGAAAATATTGAGCATTTTGATAAATACGCCATACAAAGGGAAACGCATGCTCGTTTTAGTATTGAGAAAATTACGGATCAGTATATTCAGGTCATGCAAAATGTATTGGGTAAGCCTTTGTCTTTGAGATGA
- a CDS encoding glycosyltransferase family 4 protein, with translation MSLNKSDLENDIFQIEGENDPGKLLDSFLSFIANHHLDIFIPINYPQFNSILEQISNHVKVLKRASTLTYENIMDNLQYCSAIIATTPRQLSDLKKAGVDEKFIFQVPNPTIIYEVNKNNSNTYDLGYFGRISHPRKGILFLPSVYSNLKKKITNLSIAYYGSGQDLNALKLLHSFDILLKRKILFYGHYHPNEMSNMLGQFKIFLMPSISEGFGIALIEAMSVGTVPIATKIEGVTDYIIQDGYNGFVVDRKKDAFVEKVAFLLENPDVLEKMKLNAMETVRTKFEIDVVAQQYSELLNKVCTQKEKIKFELGHDQKYFKPEFEKVLISQKRKWIPSFFKDLYKIYSITKSDFYKKTRS, from the coding sequence TTGTCTTTAAATAAATCTGATTTAGAAAATGACATATTTCAAATTGAAGGGGAAAATGATCCTGGCAAACTTTTAGATAGCTTTTTAAGTTTTATTGCAAATCATCATTTGGATATTTTTATTCCGATTAATTATCCTCAATTTAATTCTATTTTAGAACAAATTTCAAATCATGTGAAGGTATTGAAAAGAGCAAGTACCTTGACTTATGAAAACATTATGGATAATTTACAATATTGTTCTGCAATTATAGCAACAACTCCTAGACAACTTAGTGACCTAAAAAAAGCAGGAGTTGATGAAAAATTCATTTTTCAAGTTCCAAACCCAACTATCATTTATGAGGTGAATAAAAATAATTCAAATACGTACGACCTCGGTTATTTCGGAAGGATTTCTCATCCAAGAAAGGGTATTTTATTTCTTCCAAGTGTTTATTCGAATTTAAAAAAAAAAATTACAAATCTTTCAATAGCTTATTATGGTTCAGGTCAGGATTTAAATGCCTTAAAATTATTGCATTCATTCGATATATTGTTAAAAAGAAAAATCTTGTTTTATGGTCATTACCATCCTAATGAAATGTCAAATATGCTTGGGCAGTTTAAAATATTTTTAATGCCTTCTATTAGTGAGGGTTTTGGTATAGCTTTAATAGAAGCAATGTCAGTAGGTACTGTCCCAATAGCCACAAAGATTGAAGGAGTAACTGACTATATTATCCAGGATGGATATAATGGTTTTGTAGTTGATAGAAAAAAGGATGCGTTTGTTGAAAAAGTAGCATTTCTTTTAGAAAATCCGGATGTTTTGGAAAAAATGAAATTGAATGCTATGGAGACAGTTAGAACAAAATTCGAAATTGATGTGGTTGCCCAACAATATTCGGAACTTTTGAATAAAGTTTGTACCCAAAAAGAAAAGATAAAATTTGAATTAGGTCACGATCAAAAATATTTTAAACCAGAATTTGAGAAAGTCCTTATATCTCAAAAAAGAAAATGGATTCCTTCGTTTTTTAAGGATCTTTATAAAATTTATTCTATAACGAAGTCTGATTTTTACAAAAAAACAAGAAGTTGA